One Bartonella tribocorum CIP 105476 genomic window carries:
- the hemW gene encoding radical SAM family heme chaperone HemW, with the protein MNEPFGIYIHWPFCTAKCPYCDFNSHVRIHGVDQPRFVSAFEREIETQYHKIGPRHITSIFIGGGTPSLMEPQTVDALLQALARKWILDDKVEITLEANPSSVEAERFRGYRAAGVNRLSLGIQALNDKALRKLGRLHNVEQALYAIDLARQIFPRLSFDLIYARPEQTLEQWKSELIQAIDLAADHLSLYQLTIEEGTAFKRLHDAGRLILPPSEQTADLYHLTQEITALYGLPAYEISNHAMPGAESAHNLLYWRYHQYAGFGPGAHGRFIENIPNYSSAFSKTSLSHFENHERYVTINERHPEQWLELVEKTGHGCIETERLTTEQQANEMLLMGLRLCEGLELTRYETLSSKRIPMEKLIDLQQQELVEMVNNQRLKATTKGRIVLDHIISQLAN; encoded by the coding sequence ATGAATGAACCTTTTGGCATTTATATTCATTGGCCCTTTTGTACAGCGAAATGTCCCTATTGTGACTTTAACTCACATGTTCGCATTCATGGTGTTGATCAACCACGTTTTGTCAGCGCCTTTGAACGCGAAATAGAAACGCAATACCATAAAATAGGTCCGCGTCATATTACGAGTATTTTTATTGGTGGGGGAACTCCCTCTCTTATGGAACCGCAAACTGTTGATGCCCTCTTGCAAGCACTTGCAAGAAAGTGGATACTTGATGATAAAGTTGAAATTACATTGGAAGCGAATCCATCCAGTGTGGAAGCAGAACGTTTTCGCGGATACCGTGCTGCAGGTGTTAATCGCTTATCTTTAGGGATACAAGCGCTCAATGATAAAGCATTGCGCAAACTTGGCCGACTCCATAATGTGGAACAAGCTCTTTACGCCATTGATTTAGCTCGGCAAATTTTTCCACGCTTATCCTTTGATCTTATTTATGCTCGCCCCGAACAAACCCTTGAACAATGGAAATCTGAACTTATACAAGCCATTGATTTGGCAGCGGATCATCTTTCTCTTTATCAATTGACAATCGAAGAAGGAACCGCCTTTAAACGGCTTCATGATGCAGGAAGACTTATCCTCCCCCCCTCAGAGCAAACAGCAGATCTGTATCATCTTACCCAAGAAATAACAGCTCTGTATGGACTTCCTGCTTATGAAATCTCAAACCATGCTATGCCTGGTGCTGAATCAGCACACAACCTTCTTTATTGGCGTTATCACCAATATGCAGGCTTTGGTCCAGGAGCACACGGACGTTTTATTGAGAACATACCGAATTACTCTTCCGCCTTTTCAAAAACATCTTTATCACACTTTGAAAACCATGAACGTTATGTCACAATTAATGAAAGGCATCCCGAACAGTGGCTTGAATTGGTCGAAAAAACAGGACATGGCTGTATTGAAACAGAACGATTAACCACTGAACAACAGGCAAATGAAATGCTCCTTATGGGGTTACGCCTTTGCGAAGGCTTGGAACTTACACGCTATGAAACCTTAAGCTCCAAACGCATTCCAATGGAAAAACTTATCGATTTACAACAGCAAGAATTGGTAGAAATGGTGAATAACCAACGCTTAAAAGCAACAACCAAAGGACGTATTGTTCTTGATCACATTATCAGTCAACTTGCAAACTAA
- the dapE gene encoding succinyl-diaminopimelate desuccinylase produces the protein MLVLTDPLQLLQALIRCPSVTPHEAGALSALEQFLKKMGFHVERPIFTDKNTDNVENLYAKMGNEGPHLMFAGHTDVVPPGALEDWTYPPFEAVIDQGKLYGRGAVDMKGGIACFIAALARVLEKRSIKGRVSLLITGDEEGTAINGTVKLLKWAEKKGEKWTAALVGEPTSVKTVGDIIKIGRRGSISGIITVKGRQGHVAFPERAANPLPLASKLIQALTQIALDQGTENFQPSNLELTTIDTGNLAVNVIPAQTTVRFNIRYNDLWTKETLMEEIEKRLSLVQEKNNSGQYPFYQLEWIPSLGDVFLTKNDKLIQVLSNAIKSVTGSLPECSTSGGTSDARFIKDYCPVVEFGLPGQTMHMVDECVALDAVETLTAIYERFIIDFFV, from the coding sequence ATGCTTGTTCTTACAGATCCGCTTCAGCTATTGCAGGCACTTATCCGTTGTCCTTCTGTTACACCTCATGAAGCAGGGGCTTTATCAGCTTTGGAACAATTTTTGAAAAAAATGGGATTTCATGTCGAGCGTCCTATTTTTACGGATAAAAATACAGATAATGTTGAAAATCTTTATGCCAAAATGGGAAATGAAGGACCCCATCTTATGTTTGCGGGTCATACGGATGTTGTACCGCCAGGTGCATTGGAAGACTGGACTTATCCGCCTTTTGAAGCTGTTATAGATCAGGGAAAATTATATGGGCGGGGTGCTGTTGATATGAAAGGCGGAATTGCTTGTTTTATTGCGGCTCTAGCACGCGTTCTTGAGAAACGGTCTATTAAAGGAAGGGTAAGCCTTTTAATTACTGGTGATGAAGAGGGGACTGCTATTAATGGTACGGTAAAACTTCTCAAATGGGCAGAAAAAAAAGGTGAAAAATGGACTGCGGCGCTTGTGGGAGAACCAACAAGCGTAAAGACTGTTGGTGATATTATAAAAATTGGACGACGCGGATCGATTTCTGGTATCATTACCGTGAAAGGTCGCCAAGGTCATGTTGCTTTTCCAGAGCGGGCTGCCAATCCTTTGCCTTTGGCGAGTAAGCTTATTCAAGCGTTGACACAAATTGCTTTAGATCAAGGAACAGAGAATTTTCAACCCAGTAATTTAGAGCTAACAACCATCGATACCGGTAATTTAGCGGTCAATGTTATTCCAGCGCAGACAACGGTTCGTTTTAATATACGCTACAATGATCTTTGGACAAAAGAAACATTGATGGAGGAAATTGAAAAGCGTCTTTCTTTGGTGCAAGAAAAAAATAATAGTGGTCAATATCCCTTTTATCAGCTTGAATGGATTCCAAGTTTAGGGGATGTTTTTTTGACCAAAAATGATAAGCTGATTCAAGTTTTATCCAATGCTATTAAAAGTGTAACAGGGAGTTTACCAGAATGTTCCACGTCTGGTGGAACTTCAGATGCGCGGTTTATTAAGGATTATTGCCCCGTGGTTGAATTTGGCTTACCAGGGCAAACGATGCATATGGTCGATGAATGTGTTGCCCTTGATGCAGTAGAAACACTTACTGCTATTTATGAGCGTTTTATTATTGATTTTTTTGTATAA
- a CDS encoding translocation/assembly module TamB domain-containing protein, with protein sequence MKKSVRLSAFFFVFLFLGVGSFVFAQREDRIPSNEETVDDRSWFVSLIERKLSAPNRQVRLHNMQGALSSQASVDVITVSDKKGIWLKITHAKMDWNRLALLRGRIDINQLSAEQVTFLRKPQGNSSLVSSLETGKFSLPKLPLALSINRLTAQHVTFEQNLFGLPADTSLEGSFTLASGNFDIDIAAHRLDAPGSFSVLTKISESDRTAQIDISADEPQNGILANVLNIEKRPALNFVIKGKGTFDDLVIKLSLEADHHSVLDGNIILASVSEGYNFSTRLEGVLSPLMPSQYRDIFTSGITLKAEAKRTREGVTHLDQMVLQSKEMNVLANAEITADGFLRRLFVDGKMAFDKEKDSVHLPLSKTPKPANNISLNIDYGREGQQSWNGRLVVHHLSNKNIYIRDAVFDMGGVSENLDNAASRHVGVQVNGTLQGVKKIKGTLVEDLSQVVHMHLDTDIVSHKPILIHDFSVTAQGFSSWLKGTMEHFIFKGDLGLKAQTLTPLEIFNKQPLSGSADIKAKGTLGLLNGTFDLKLSGIAENMKIGVQPFDRLFKGNITLSGGAARNMNGFTLRHLNLKNQYANIKADGYFSDENAKMDLSAQILDLAKLDPKISGVLTIQGTARGRNSHIKLNTSAHIAEALVVGKKLQNTTFNIKALVDNTAPITSLTGEVKGEGIFSHKPLHLSASFQNSQKIRKLENIDIKGGSAKITGDISQQLGGFLKGALHIDADDISVLSALFLQDGSGKVKGDFIFDEQNGKQIANVKAHVNHLNFAKNKIKKLAIDADIFDPFGVTQFEGVINAEHIQTPFIMVNHLNAHANRDNEQTVFTVKAMLHDTLKAHLSGRMMAMEFPEGVKREVQIATMDLNQHNLHATLPKPSIIIFDKDGMAINELGIAINGGKITLAGNIQDTLNLQLNIDSLPATLANLWKSDLGAAGSVTGQVMIRGHFKKPDIIYDIKGEGLTTVALQDKKIMPFSLSATGKTLDQNLTLNASLTGEGAQAQAQGLVSLDKDKLDFHINLQNLSARFANSFIAGQAFDGTLIGKVDIGGTMKDPSAHFDFSSQSLTAMTPKGPMSININARGSYKKSTFRIENMIATGDKGLDLSIHGPVSLNGSEAKLNIKGIMPLDFVNLLLAKRGANITGTARIDTVLNGALSKPQLTGNISIGDGSFFDSKTNVGLNNITLEGKLNGDHILIEKASASSFEGGGISASGRISHDLETDLIFHLDNANYNDGSMILATLSGEMKMTGHFLSDLVIGGDIIVEKAEIVVPDHFKNAKFLDIRNKNLTKPIQTTLERADVKSTNKSPSVTEESSSVVLSNMRITARNQFFVRGKGLDAELGGRINLAGPLNDVHPVGEFRMIRGRFDILSQRLNFDQGQASFSGTLNPIVYFVSNNNSGDIRVTVTVSGTIDNLDINFSSQPNLPQDEILARLIFNRSLNELSPFQIAQLAAAAADLAGASNTSLLNTLRTKIGLDDLDVIVNEKGNTGLRIGRYIHNNIYLGFEAGSDGTTKGTINLDISRHLKAKGAVGNEQNSSIGLFYERDY encoded by the coding sequence ATGAAAAAAAGTGTACGTTTATCAGCTTTCTTCTTTGTTTTTTTGTTTTTGGGGGTCGGTAGTTTTGTTTTTGCGCAGAGAGAAGACCGTATTCCCTCTAACGAGGAGACAGTAGATGATCGTTCGTGGTTTGTTTCTTTAATCGAACGAAAGCTTTCAGCGCCTAATCGTCAAGTTCGTTTACACAATATGCAAGGGGCACTGTCCTCTCAAGCATCAGTTGATGTTATTACTGTCAGCGATAAAAAGGGGATTTGGCTTAAAATTACTCATGCTAAAATGGATTGGAATCGTCTAGCGTTATTAAGAGGGCGGATAGATATTAATCAACTTTCGGCAGAACAGGTTACGTTTTTACGCAAACCACAAGGCAATTCCTCCCTTGTTTCTTCCCTTGAGACGGGGAAGTTTTCTCTCCCCAAATTGCCACTTGCTCTTTCTATCAATAGGCTTACAGCGCAACATGTGACGTTTGAACAGAATCTTTTTGGTCTTCCTGCTGATACGTCTTTAGAAGGCAGTTTCACTTTGGCGAGTGGTAATTTTGATATTGATATAGCGGCACATCGTTTAGATGCGCCGGGTTCTTTTTCTGTTCTTACCAAGATATCTGAAAGCGATCGTACAGCTCAAATTGATATCTCTGCTGATGAACCACAAAACGGTATTTTGGCAAATGTTTTGAATATTGAAAAACGCCCGGCATTAAATTTCGTCATTAAAGGTAAGGGTACTTTTGATGATTTGGTTATCAAACTTTCTTTAGAAGCCGATCATCATTCTGTTTTAGATGGTAATATTATTCTTGCAAGTGTTTCAGAAGGATACAATTTTTCTACGCGACTAGAGGGTGTACTGAGTCCTTTAATGCCTTCTCAATATCGTGACATTTTTACGTCTGGTATAACGTTAAAAGCAGAGGCAAAGAGAACAAGAGAAGGTGTGACACATCTTGATCAGATGGTACTTCAGAGCAAAGAAATGAATGTTTTAGCCAATGCTGAAATAACAGCCGATGGATTTTTGCGGCGGCTTTTTGTCGATGGCAAAATGGCTTTTGATAAGGAAAAGGACTCTGTTCATTTACCTTTATCAAAAACGCCAAAACCTGCAAATAATATTTCTTTAAACATTGACTATGGTCGCGAAGGACAGCAATCTTGGAATGGGCGGTTGGTTGTACATCATTTGAGCAATAAAAATATTTATATTCGCGATGCTGTTTTTGATATGGGGGGAGTAAGCGAAAATCTTGATAATGCGGCTTCTCGTCATGTTGGTGTTCAGGTTAATGGAACGCTTCAAGGAGTTAAAAAGATTAAAGGAACATTGGTAGAAGATTTAAGCCAAGTGGTTCATATGCATTTAGATACGGATATTGTTTCGCATAAACCAATTTTGATTCATGATTTTAGTGTTACGGCTCAGGGGTTTTCTTCTTGGTTAAAAGGGACAATGGAGCATTTTATCTTTAAAGGCGATCTTGGTTTAAAAGCTCAAACATTAACTCCTTTGGAAATATTCAATAAACAACCGCTCTCTGGTAGTGCAGATATTAAAGCCAAGGGGACTCTCGGTTTATTGAATGGTACTTTTGATCTAAAGTTATCAGGGATAGCTGAAAATATGAAAATAGGCGTGCAGCCTTTTGATCGTTTATTCAAAGGAAATATCACTCTTTCAGGTGGCGCTGCTCGAAATATGAATGGCTTCACTTTACGTCATTTGAATTTGAAAAATCAATATGCAAATATAAAGGCTGATGGTTATTTTTCAGATGAAAATGCTAAAATGGATTTGTCTGCTCAAATATTAGATTTGGCCAAATTAGATCCGAAGATAAGCGGTGTACTTACCATTCAAGGGACAGCAAGAGGGCGCAATAGCCATATAAAACTCAATACAAGTGCTCATATTGCTGAAGCGTTAGTCGTTGGGAAGAAACTTCAAAACACAACATTTAATATAAAGGCACTTGTAGATAATACAGCACCGATTACTTCTTTAACAGGAGAGGTAAAAGGTGAAGGAATTTTTTCTCATAAACCTCTGCATTTATCTGCTTCTTTTCAAAATTCTCAGAAAATAAGGAAACTTGAAAATATTGATATTAAAGGGGGAAGTGCAAAAATAACGGGTGATATTTCTCAACAACTTGGAGGTTTTTTAAAAGGAGCGTTGCATATTGATGCCGATGATATTTCAGTACTTTCAGCGTTATTTTTGCAGGATGGGAGTGGAAAAGTAAAAGGAGATTTTATTTTTGATGAACAAAATGGCAAACAGATAGCCAATGTGAAGGCGCATGTTAACCATTTGAATTTTGCTAAGAATAAAATAAAAAAATTAGCAATAGATGCTGATATATTTGATCCTTTTGGCGTGACTCAGTTTGAAGGTGTTATCAATGCAGAACATATTCAAACACCTTTTATAATGGTCAATCATTTAAATGCGCACGCTAATAGAGATAATGAACAAACGGTTTTTACTGTTAAAGCAATGTTGCATGACACTCTCAAGGCTCATCTTTCTGGTCGTATGATGGCTATGGAATTTCCAGAAGGCGTAAAACGAGAAGTGCAAATTGCAACCATGGATTTAAATCAACACAATCTTCATGCAACGCTGCCGAAACCATCGATAATTATTTTTGATAAAGATGGAATGGCAATTAATGAATTAGGAATTGCAATAAATGGCGGTAAAATTACCCTTGCAGGGAATATTCAAGATACTCTGAATTTGCAACTTAACATAGATTCTCTTCCTGCTACTTTAGCCAATCTGTGGAAATCCGATCTTGGAGCCGCAGGGAGTGTAACAGGACAGGTTATGATTCGTGGGCATTTTAAAAAACCCGATATAATCTACGATATAAAAGGTGAAGGACTGACAACCGTTGCTCTTCAAGATAAAAAAATTATGCCTTTTTCGCTTTCTGCTACGGGGAAAACCTTAGATCAAAATCTTACTTTGAATGCAAGTTTAACAGGAGAAGGAGCACAAGCACAAGCTCAGGGGCTTGTATCTTTAGACAAAGACAAGCTTGATTTCCATATCAATTTGCAAAATTTATCTGCACGTTTTGCAAATAGTTTTATTGCAGGACAAGCATTTGATGGGACGTTGATAGGCAAAGTTGATATTGGGGGGACAATGAAAGATCCATCTGCTCATTTTGATTTTTCTAGTCAAAGTTTAACTGCTATGACACCTAAAGGACCGATGTCAATCAATATAAATGCTCGTGGTTCTTATAAAAAATCGACATTTCGCATTGAAAATATGATAGCAACAGGAGATAAAGGATTAGATCTTTCCATCCATGGGCCTGTTTCTCTTAATGGTTCAGAGGCAAAATTAAACATTAAAGGGATAATGCCTCTTGATTTTGTTAATCTCTTATTAGCTAAACGTGGTGCAAATATAACGGGTACAGCAAGAATTGATACAGTTCTTAATGGTGCGTTATCAAAGCCGCAATTGACAGGAAATATTTCTATAGGCGATGGTAGTTTTTTTGATTCAAAAACCAATGTAGGACTGAATAATATAACGCTTGAAGGCAAATTAAATGGCGATCATATTCTTATAGAGAAAGCTTCAGCTTCTTCGTTTGAGGGGGGGGGAATTTCTGCTTCAGGTCGTATCTCTCATGATCTAGAGACAGATTTGATCTTTCATCTTGATAATGCCAACTATAATGATGGTTCTATGATTCTTGCAACATTGTCAGGTGAGATGAAAATGACAGGTCATTTTTTGAGTGATCTTGTTATTGGTGGTGATATTATCGTTGAAAAAGCTGAAATTGTGGTTCCTGATCATTTTAAAAATGCTAAGTTTCTTGATATCAGAAATAAGAATTTAACAAAACCAATTCAAACAACACTTGAACGTGCTGATGTTAAGAGCACGAACAAAAGCCCTAGTGTCACAGAAGAATCGTCATCTGTTGTGCTATCAAATATGCGTATTACAGCACGTAATCAGTTTTTTGTACGCGGAAAAGGGTTAGATGCTGAACTGGGAGGACGCATTAATCTAGCGGGTCCATTAAATGATGTGCATCCAGTGGGTGAGTTTAGAATGATTCGTGGACGTTTTGATATTCTTTCACAACGTCTTAATTTTGATCAAGGACAGGCGAGTTTTAGCGGTACTCTTAATCCTATAGTTTATTTTGTAAGCAACAATAACAGTGGTGACATTCGCGTTACTGTAACCGTAAGTGGCACGATTGATAATCTTGATATTAATTTTTCTTCACAACCGAATTTGCCTCAGGATGAGATTTTGGCACGTTTGATTTTTAATCGCTCTCTTAATGAACTATCGCCATTTCAGATTGCTCAACTTGCGGCAGCCGCAGCTGATCTTGCGGGGGCTTCTAATACATCTTTGTTGAACACTTTACGCACTAAAATTGGGCTTGATGATCTTGATGTTATTGTTAATGAAAAGGGTAATACAGGCTTACGCATTGGACGCTATATACACAATAACATTTATTTAGGTTTTGAAGCAGGGTCTGATGGAACGACGAAAGGAACAATTAATTTGGATATTTCGCGTCATCTCAAAGCTAAAGGTGCTGTAGGAAATGAACAAAATTCTAGTATTGGTCTCTTTTATGAAAGAGATTACTAA
- a CDS encoding M48 family metallopeptidase, with translation MSISEKHFIFSDGAIPVRMRENRHARHLTLRIDARSQEICVTTPQAINLYTVENFIEKHRSWIEARLARVQVPHKNTYLKEGATIPLLGVSHTIKHREGRGVTEIVTADAEQGPEIIVYGQLEYLPRRIADVLKKQAALIITPLVAHYAHQIERKVKSICYKDTRSRWGSCSIDKRLSFSWRLIMAPKEVVEYVVAHEVAHLIEMNHGPRFWALCEKLCPDSKTYRAWLKENAQRLHAINFDSYRL, from the coding sequence ATGAGCATTTCTGAAAAGCATTTTATTTTTTCTGATGGTGCTATCCCTGTGCGAATGCGGGAAAATAGGCATGCGCGCCATCTTACCTTACGTATTGATGCCAGAAGTCAGGAGATTTGTGTAACAACACCACAAGCGATAAATCTCTATACGGTTGAAAATTTTATTGAGAAACATCGGTCTTGGATTGAGGCGCGTCTTGCTCGTGTACAAGTTCCTCATAAAAATACTTATCTCAAAGAGGGGGCGACAATTCCTTTATTGGGTGTTTCTCATACCATAAAGCATAGAGAAGGACGTGGGGTAACAGAAATTGTTACAGCAGATGCGGAGCAAGGGCCTGAAATTATTGTTTATGGTCAATTAGAATATCTTCCAAGACGCATTGCTGATGTTTTAAAAAAACAAGCAGCGCTTATTATAACGCCTTTGGTGGCACATTATGCTCATCAGATAGAGCGTAAAGTCAAATCCATTTGTTATAAAGATACGAGAAGTCGTTGGGGATCTTGTTCAATCGATAAGCGTCTTTCTTTTTCTTGGCGCCTTATTATGGCACCGAAAGAAGTTGTTGAGTATGTTGTTGCCCATGAAGTTGCTCATCTTATTGAAATGAATCATGGGCCAAGATTTTGGGCTCTTTGTGAGAAACTTTGCCCTGATAGTAAAACGTATCGTGCTTGGTTGAAAGAAAATGCTCAGAGACTACATGCCATTAATTTTGATTCATATAGATTATAG
- the infC gene encoding translation initiation factor IF-3, whose translation MTPTQKDGPRSNQDIRVPHVQLINDEGQHQGVVSIQEALAMAAEAGLDLVEIVPNAEPPVCKIIDLGKLKYQTQKKAAETRKKQKVIEIKEIKVRPNVDVHDYGVKLKAIHRFIDHGDKVKITLRFRGREMAHQDLGLKLLQRVKEDTSEIAKIELEPKLEGRQMMMVIAPK comes from the coding sequence ATGACACCTACCCAAAAAGACGGGCCACGTTCAAATCAGGATATTCGGGTACCTCATGTTCAGCTTATCAATGATGAGGGACAACATCAGGGGGTTGTTTCGATACAAGAAGCTCTCGCTATGGCTGCAGAGGCGGGGCTTGATTTGGTTGAAATTGTACCAAACGCGGAACCACCCGTATGTAAAATCATCGATTTGGGCAAGTTAAAGTATCAAACTCAAAAAAAAGCTGCTGAAACACGTAAAAAACAAAAAGTTATCGAAATCAAAGAGATTAAGGTGCGACCGAATGTTGATGTCCATGATTATGGAGTCAAGCTTAAGGCTATCCATCGCTTTATTGATCATGGTGATAAAGTAAAGATCACTTTGCGTTTTCGTGGTCGTGAGATGGCTCATCAAGATCTTGGATTAAAACTTCTTCAGCGTGTGAAAGAAGATACAAGTGAAATTGCTAAAATTGAATTGGAGCCAAAACTTGAAGGACGGCAAATGATGATGGTGATAGCACCTAAATAG
- a CDS encoding ABC transporter ATP-binding protein has product MAQKKLSSFDKHLIIRLLRENFHKHARWYSAAIISMIIISCTTATSAWIMRDVVNYIVDAQNFAMIVLISSFIAFIFILKGIATFAQTYFLSKAGNSIIAEQQRKIYARLMEQGVSFYHNNTSSDLLVRVTHNATAVRNIVDTIITTFVRDLLSVSGLLLVMFIQNFVLISITLIVGPLAFLGVRMALKRVRRLMEKELLSLGEIIKIVQETAVGIRVIKAFSLEEVMKKRMDKAICDVEKQTNNIATLEAITNPIMETLTGVAIAGIICFSGYLATQRAGVQGEFMSFIVALLLAYEPAKRLANVRIKIESGLVNIRTMFEILDRPLTVIEHKEAKDLNKTQGAIRFEHVSFAYTDNKMVLKDINLEIEAGKMTALVGPSGSGKSTLINLIMRLYDPTKGRILINDQDIRYTTFRSLRNLMAYVGQDTFLFQGTVKYNIGLGKEGARDDEIIEAAKAANAHDFIMNLPNGYDTQIGDNGCNLSGGQKQRLAIARAMIHDSEILILDEATSALDSHTEAQINEAIHHLTKGRTTIVIAHRLSTITRAHKIVVIQNGQLIEQGTQKELLAKEHGFYKKLHNIQFKKHTS; this is encoded by the coding sequence ATGGCCCAAAAAAAACTTTCCTCTTTTGACAAACATCTTATTATCCGCCTTTTGCGAGAAAATTTTCATAAACATGCGCGTTGGTACAGTGCGGCTATTATCTCAATGATCATCATTTCCTGTACAACTGCAACCAGTGCGTGGATTATGCGTGATGTTGTTAATTATATTGTTGATGCGCAGAATTTTGCTATGATCGTTTTGATTTCTAGCTTTATTGCTTTTATCTTTATTCTTAAAGGGATTGCAACTTTTGCCCAAACTTACTTTTTAAGCAAAGCAGGCAACAGTATCATTGCTGAACAACAGCGCAAAATTTATGCGCGCCTTATGGAACAAGGTGTCTCTTTTTATCATAATAACACGTCATCTGATCTGCTTGTTCGCGTAACCCATAATGCGACAGCCGTGCGTAATATCGTTGATACTATCATCACAACTTTTGTACGCGATTTGCTTTCCGTTAGTGGTCTGTTGCTTGTCATGTTTATTCAAAACTTTGTGTTAATCTCCATTACTTTAATTGTAGGACCACTGGCTTTTTTAGGTGTTCGAATGGCTTTAAAACGCGTTCGTCGCCTTATGGAAAAAGAACTTCTTTCACTTGGTGAAATTATCAAAATCGTACAGGAAACAGCTGTTGGTATTCGAGTCATCAAGGCTTTTTCACTAGAAGAAGTCATGAAAAAAAGGATGGACAAAGCCATTTGTGATGTTGAAAAACAAACAAACAATATTGCAACACTTGAAGCTATTACCAATCCGATTATGGAAACACTCACAGGTGTCGCCATTGCGGGTATTATCTGCTTTTCCGGTTACCTTGCCACCCAACGTGCAGGTGTTCAAGGTGAATTTATGTCCTTTATTGTTGCTTTACTTTTAGCTTATGAACCCGCAAAAAGACTAGCAAATGTCCGTATCAAAATTGAATCCGGCTTGGTCAATATCCGTACGATGTTTGAAATACTCGATCGTCCCCTTACAGTTATAGAACATAAAGAAGCTAAAGATCTGAATAAAACGCAAGGAGCTATTCGTTTCGAGCATGTTTCTTTTGCCTATACTGATAATAAAATGGTATTAAAAGACATCAATCTAGAAATAGAAGCTGGAAAAATGACAGCATTGGTGGGGCCATCTGGTTCAGGAAAGTCAACCCTTATCAATCTTATTATGCGCCTCTATGACCCCACAAAAGGACGCATATTGATTAATGATCAAGACATCCGCTACACAACTTTTCGTTCTCTGAGAAACCTGATGGCTTATGTAGGGCAAGATACTTTTCTCTTTCAAGGAACCGTTAAATATAATATTGGACTTGGAAAAGAAGGCGCTCGTGATGACGAAATTATCGAAGCAGCAAAAGCAGCAAATGCTCATGACTTTATTATGAATTTGCCAAATGGTTATGATACACAGATAGGCGATAATGGCTGTAATCTTTCAGGGGGACAAAAACAACGACTCGCAATTGCTAGAGCAATGATTCACGATAGTGAAATTCTGATTCTTGATGAGGCAACAAGCGCGCTCGATTCACACACCGAAGCACAAATTAATGAAGCCATTCATCATCTTACCAAAGGGCGCACAACGATTGTTATTGCTCATCGCCTTTCAACGATTACTCGCGCCCATAAAATTGTGGTCATACAAAATGGACAACTGATTGAACAAGGGACTCAGAAAGAATTGCTCGCAAAAGAACATGGGTTTTATAAAAAACTTCATAACATTCAGTTCAAAAAACACACATCCTAA
- a CDS encoding alpha/beta hydrolase: MNQNISCQFFSFEDTALAVRHRKGRHFPGLVWLPGYLSDMLGDKAVFVDNFAQKNDLSCLRFDYSGNGESGGDFFQGTISRWVSESLAVFETYSEGPQILVGSSMGGWIALKLAKLLAQKNKKLAGMILIAPAPDFTKTLIESGLGVKKWKILEETAHIERSEISYTEPVPFTKAFIEDGRNNCVMEGCIDVGCPIHILQGMEDVEIPYQHTLTLLDHLPLHDVTLTLVRDADHRFSRPQDFDCLETALKSLINQINAK, from the coding sequence ATGAATCAAAATATTTCTTGCCAGTTTTTTTCGTTTGAGGATACTGCTCTTGCAGTACGCCATCGCAAGGGGCGCCATTTTCCAGGTTTGGTTTGGCTTCCTGGCTATCTATCCGATATGTTAGGGGATAAGGCTGTGTTTGTTGATAATTTCGCTCAGAAGAATGATTTGTCCTGCTTACGTTTTGATTACTCTGGGAATGGAGAATCTGGGGGCGATTTTTTTCAAGGAACGATTTCACGTTGGGTGAGCGAAAGTTTAGCGGTTTTTGAAACCTATAGTGAAGGACCGCAAATTTTGGTTGGTTCCTCTATGGGGGGATGGATTGCGCTAAAGCTAGCTAAGTTGCTAGCGCAGAAAAATAAAAAGCTTGCTGGCATGATATTGATTGCTCCAGCGCCTGATTTTACAAAAACACTGATAGAATCAGGGTTAGGTGTGAAGAAGTGGAAAATTTTGGAAGAAACGGCGCATATCGAACGATCTGAAATTAGTTATACAGAGCCGGTTCCTTTTACAAAAGCGTTTATTGAAGATGGCAGAAACAACTGTGTCATGGAAGGATGCATTGATGTTGGGTGCCCAATCCATATTCTACAAGGGATGGAAGATGTGGAAATACCCTATCAGCATACATTGACTTTGCTTGATCACTTACCTCTTCATGATGTAACATTGACGCTTGTTCGTGATGCAGATCACCGTTTTTCTCGTCCACAAGATTTTGATTGTCTGGAAACAGCCTTGAAATCTTTGATTAATCAGATTAATGCAAAATAA